Below is a window of Desulfobulbaceae bacterium DNA.
TAATGGAAGTGATGTATCTTTTTGAGAAGAACAGAATCGATGTGGACCTTTTGCAGGCCGAAGAATTGATGCAAAGTGAGAATTACCAGTTTGAGCCACTCAGCTTGGAAATTTTGAAAGCCGCCTCCGAGATCAACGATATCCCCGAACTTCATGACCGCCTTATTGCTGCCACTGCAAAGCATCTGGATATTCCCATAATCACCAACGATCCAGAAATCCTGAAGTCCAGCTTTGTCACCCACCTGAAATAAAGCAGGATTCGGATATCGCCTTCCGGCTCTGAACGGTACTTCTGGCCAAC
It encodes the following:
- a CDS encoding type II toxin-antitoxin system RelE/ParE family toxin; this translates as MAKLRWAREAEQWLKDIHDYIAGDNPAAAHKVIAGIYDKAQLLRDFPEVGQKYRSEPEGDIRILLYFRWVTKLDFRISGSLVIMGISRCFAVAAIRRS
- a CDS encoding PIN domain-containing protein, which gives rise to MNSFVTDTQALVKFMMGRKVINNSCHQAFLDADQGKNVIIIPAIVLMEVMYLFEKNRIDVDLLQAEELMQSENYQFEPLSLEILKAASEINDIPELHDRLIAATAKHLDIPIITNDPEILKSSFVTHLK